Within Brevinematia bacterium, the genomic segment CAAAGCTGTAGACCGAGTTCCAAATTTCAATTACTTTTTCTACCATTTATTCCTCCACTAGCATTTACTCCTTAGAAGAGGTAGCTTTTTTAGCTTTTTTGGTTTCAGAGGTGTTTTTTTTAGCTACTGAGAAACCTTTAACTCTAAGTAGATCCGCAAGTGTGCCTTTTTTAACTTCTCCTGGCTCGGAAACTACGAATTCCTTTTTAGCTTCTTCTATTTGTTTTTTCTCTAGGGCTTTTATGCTAAGCTCAACTATCTTTTCGGATGGTACAACTTTCATAACCATTGCAGTAACGGGGGTTCCGACCTTAAACCTTTCTTTATGATCCACTCCTCTGTCAAATGAGATTTGTGAGGCCATAATGAAACCCTCTATCTCACCACCTAAGTCAACTATTATTCTGTCATCTTTTATTTCCTTGACTATGCCGTCAACTATGCTTCCCTTAGGATTGATTTCCTTAAATCTCTCCCAAGGATTTCCTTCTAGCCTCTTTACACTGAGAAATAGCAGTCTATTTTTTTTGTCAACTCTTGTTATAAGAGCTTCCACCATCTGTCCTCGTGAGTAGAGCTTTCTCAAATTTGGATACTCTTCCTTCCAAGAAACTTCTTCCCTTTTTAGTATTCCCTCAACACCTTCCATTATTCCTACGAATACGGAATTGTCAGTTATTGTGTTAACTCTTCCTCTTACGACCTGCCCTTTTCTATATCTTGTGTCAATGTCTTCCCAAGGATCTGGTGTTAGCTGTTTTATTCCAAGCTTAACTAGTCTCTTCTCAGTATCGTAAGAAAGAATTTTGGCTTTGACTATCTCTCCAACCTCAATTTTGTCCTCAAGAGACTTAGGTCTTCTACTCCAAGAGAGATCTGTGTCAAAAATAATGCCTCTTACTCCATCTGCTATTTCAACTACCGCGAATTTGTCTCTAACCAAAATAACCTTTCCTTGAACAACATCAGATTCTTTGTGTGATTTGATAAATTCTTCAAAAGGATCCTTTTCTATCTGTTTCTTACCAACCCTTACTCTACCTTTTTCCTTATTAATTTCTAAGATCTTAACAGTAATTTTGTCACCAAGGTTTACCACACTATTGATGTCTGTTACCTTCTTCCATGAGAAGTCATTTATGGACAAAAATGCTGTAACTCCATCAATGTCAAGAAGTATATACTTTTCTGAAATCTTTTTGACAGTGCCTACAACTTCATCGCCGACATTAGCTCTGGCAAAGAATTCTTCCCTTTTTTTGGTGATCTCCTCCATCAATACCGCTTTTCTTGACAGGACAAACTGACCTTCTTTTTTATTAACTATTTTGAACACTAATTCTTTGTTGAGATAGAGCTGAGGATCGGTATTTATTCTTGTGAGCTCAACTTGCGAAGCTGGAAGAAAGCCCTTTAGGTTAGTGCCGAGATCTACGAGAAACCCCTTCAAGACCTTGATATTGCTATCCTTCACTTTTTGATTTTCATACAATACCTTAACGATTTTTCCAGTAACTGGTTCACCAGAGTTAAATTTAGAATTTAGTTCTTCAATTTTTTCTCTTCTAGCTGCAACAAACCTTGAGCCGACTAGTCCATGATTTGTCTCAACGATGGCAATTTTTACCCTATCATTCAAATTTGGTAGAGAGTCAAATTCTTGCAAGGGAACGGAAACTTCGGATTTGTATCCACAGTCAATAAACACATCTTTTTCACCAATAAGCACAACTTTACCTTCTACTATCCTCGCTCCCTTAAAGGTCTCAAAGGGTTCTATCATATCCTCTCACCTTGAAATGATAGCAAATTCTAAAGATAACAAATATTTTATGTCAAGTTAGTTGACAGAAATCAAGTAAGGTTCAGGAAAATTGCAGTAAGATGATTGCTACATTCTCAATAATCTGATCATCTTTTTGATTAACCATCCCTTAAAACCACCAAACTTCAAAACTCTTTATGCTTGTCTTACGTATAAAATCCCTCTAAGGTGCTGTTGAGTGAAACTTCTTGAAATGTTTAGGATCCGTATATGTTGAAATGATAACTTCATCTACAAGTCTTTAAAACGAAAGCCTTCCAATTTTTACACTTTCAAACACGCTTTCAGTTGAGATTGAATGTGTGAGGATAGATTGTAGGAATTTAATTCTTGAATGTCCTTTCATACGCTTTACATAATTTATGCGTGAGGCGAGGAGTATTGGAAGAAAGTACAAAAGGTATGTGGGACAAAAAGTTAAAAATACAACAAACAAACTCACTATGGTGAGTAATCTATCAAAGAACTTTAGATAGATATATTTTACCTATAATCTTTCACATCTACTAAAAAATTAGTTTCTAGCAAACAAATCCAAAAGGTATAGCACCAACTCTAGAGTGTAGATACTTTATTTCATTACCTGTGTAAATCACAACACCTCTGATTGCTTGATCATACTCCTCTAAAAAGTTTATTA encodes:
- a CDS encoding S1 RNA-binding domain-containing protein, which produces MIEPFETFKGARIVEGKVVLIGEKDVFIDCGYKSEVSVPLQEFDSLPNLNDRVKIAIVETNHGLVGSRFVAARREKIEELNSKFNSGEPVTGKIVKVLYENQKVKDSNIKVLKGFLVDLGTNLKGFLPASQVELTRINTDPQLYLNKELVFKIVNKKEGQFVLSRKAVLMEEITKKREEFFARANVGDEVVGTVKKISEKYILLDIDGVTAFLSINDFSWKKVTDINSVVNLGDKITVKILEINKEKGRVRVGKKQIEKDPFEEFIKSHKESDVVQGKVILVRDKFAVVEIADGVRGIIFDTDLSWSRRPKSLEDKIEVGEIVKAKILSYDTEKRLVKLGIKQLTPDPWEDIDTRYRKGQVVRGRVNTITDNSVFVGIMEGVEGILKREEVSWKEEYPNLRKLYSRGQMVEALITRVDKKNRLLFLSVKRLEGNPWERFKEINPKGSIVDGIVKEIKDDRIIVDLGGEIEGFIMASQISFDRGVDHKERFKVGTPVTAMVMKVVPSEKIVELSIKALEKKQIEEAKKEFVVSEPGEVKKGTLADLLRVKGFSVAKKNTSETKKAKKATSSKE